From Haloarcula hispanica ATCC 33960, the proteins below share one genomic window:
- a CDS encoding geranylgeranyl reductase family protein: MTTHQDGNAGGASATARTVSVDVVVVGAGTSGCYAAATVADAGYDVVVVERKDETEAGHIACGDALKGASDFPEAIPKSQLEPAFTNTDVDHGRFEIPQEDTVLEIPVPGELAVIDRWEYGRCLIEGANDSGVEFHYDTVVQDVLQDDSGRVTGVKAMRKGDPVTYEGDMVIDGAGALSILQDKTDLEDATFDTNVQYSQFCSAYREIIEVDEPVEWDDALVFKPTERSAGYLWYFPRTDTEINAGLGFQMNEEPMELVDDLKRDLQGRSEFEGAEVQDKLGAALPTRRPYDSAVAPGFMAVGDAAGHVNPTTGGGIAGAAYAGTYAAEQAIEAIESGRTDDEAALWEYNERVMEHFGARYAALDVYNIFTTAYDVDDLMALLAALPGEKLAEALYGGSTSIGLGLKIKMAVKSIGHLGTIRDLYQTKKAADRLLDHYQSYPSDRSGFEAWQRERDSIMDDIYEVTGAEPKY; the protein is encoded by the coding sequence ATGACCACACACCAGGACGGCAACGCCGGCGGAGCGTCGGCGACTGCACGGACCGTTTCCGTGGACGTTGTCGTCGTCGGGGCCGGGACATCCGGCTGTTACGCCGCAGCGACCGTTGCGGACGCGGGCTACGACGTCGTCGTCGTAGAGCGAAAGGACGAGACCGAGGCCGGCCACATCGCCTGCGGGGACGCGCTCAAGGGAGCCAGCGACTTCCCTGAAGCGATTCCGAAGTCACAGCTCGAACCGGCGTTTACCAACACCGATGTCGACCACGGCCGGTTCGAGATTCCACAGGAGGACACCGTTCTCGAAATTCCCGTGCCGGGCGAACTCGCCGTCATCGACCGCTGGGAGTACGGTCGCTGTCTCATCGAGGGTGCAAACGACAGCGGTGTGGAGTTCCACTACGACACGGTCGTTCAGGACGTGTTGCAGGACGACAGCGGCCGCGTGACAGGCGTGAAAGCCATGCGGAAAGGCGACCCCGTCACATACGAGGGTGACATGGTCATCGACGGGGCCGGCGCGCTCTCGATTCTGCAGGACAAGACCGACCTCGAAGACGCGACCTTCGACACGAACGTCCAGTACTCGCAGTTCTGTTCGGCCTACCGGGAGATTATCGAGGTTGACGAGCCGGTCGAGTGGGACGACGCGCTCGTGTTCAAGCCGACCGAGCGCTCCGCCGGCTACCTCTGGTACTTCCCGCGTACGGACACGGAGATCAACGCCGGCCTCGGTTTCCAGATGAACGAGGAGCCGATGGAACTGGTCGACGACCTCAAGCGCGACCTGCAGGGCCGAAGCGAGTTCGAGGGTGCGGAGGTACAGGATAAACTCGGCGCTGCGCTGCCGACGCGCCGGCCATACGACTCCGCCGTCGCGCCCGGATTCATGGCCGTCGGGGATGCCGCTGGACACGTCAATCCAACCACCGGCGGCGGTATCGCCGGTGCGGCCTACGCCGGGACCTACGCCGCCGAACAGGCAATCGAGGCTATCGAATCCGGCCGGACGGACGACGAAGCCGCGCTCTGGGAGTACAACGAGCGCGTGATGGAGCACTTCGGCGCCCGGTACGCGGCGCTTGACGTGTACAACATCTTCACCACCGCCTACGACGTCGACGACCTGATGGCGCTGCTGGCCGCGTTACCCGGCGAGAAGCTCGCCGAGGCGCTGTACGGCGGCTCGACCAGTATCGGGCTCGGACTCAAAATCAAGATGGCAGTCAAGAGCATCGGCCACTTGGGGACCATCCGGGACCTCTACCAGACGAAAAAGGCTGCCGACCGGCTGCTGGACCATTACCAATCCTACCCCAGCGACCGCAGCGGCTTCGAGGCCTGGCAGCGCGAGCGTGATTCGATTATGGACGATATCTACGAAGTCACTGGCGCAGAGCCCAAGTACTGA
- a CDS encoding type IV pilin produces MVAITVLLAATAATFFLDFGSGSLGQSAPQAAFTFDYDAGSPDSLTIEHRSGDSIQAGNLYITVSGASTANGQHDFPSLGGAPAAGSEITAGSKVMFSRSPLDLSDATVTLNWKSPDSGKSIQLASWEAP; encoded by the coding sequence ATGGTTGCAATAACGGTGCTGTTGGCGGCGACAGCAGCGACGTTCTTCCTCGATTTCGGTTCTGGAAGTCTCGGCCAAAGCGCGCCACAGGCGGCGTTTACGTTCGATTACGACGCGGGTAGTCCCGACAGCCTGACAATCGAGCACCGGAGCGGCGACTCTATTCAGGCCGGGAATCTGTATATCACCGTTAGCGGGGCTTCAACCGCCAACGGGCAGCACGATTTCCCGAGTCTCGGCGGCGCACCGGCGGCCGGTTCGGAAATCACAGCCGGGTCGAAGGTGATGTTTTCGAGGAGCCCGCTCGATCTCTCGGATGCGACGGTCACGCTGAACTGGAAGTCGCCGGATAGCGGCAAATCGATCCAACTCGCCAGCTGGGAAGCGCCGTAG
- a CDS encoding amidohydrolase, protein MNESQQERLRSVRRDLHSYPEPAWREFYTTSRIVDELERIGVDQLHLGQDVVDGDARMAVPDADELEDWQAKAREAGAREDVLEAATGGFTGALAVLEQGDGPTVALRVDIDALPITESDSVAHAPVTEEFRSANEGYMHACGHDAHATIGLGVLEAVKESDFKGTFKVVFQPAEEVIGGGKAVAESGHLDDVDHLLAIHIGLDHPTGEIVAGVGGFLAVRQFEATFTGETAHAGGHPAQGRDAVQALATAVQNLHAIRRHGDGATRVNAGVVEGGTATNIVPEEATLEGEVRGEMTSLKEYMSERADTVMSSAAEMHDCEVAVETTAEAPSAVSDDALAGVVYDAAESVPGVTSRLRTDDLGGSEDATYLMDRVQGRSGTATFVGIGTDHPGGHHTPTFDVDENSLAIGIDVVSKAISQLSE, encoded by the coding sequence ATGAACGAGTCTCAACAGGAACGGCTCAGGTCCGTTCGGCGCGACTTACACAGCTATCCCGAACCCGCGTGGCGGGAGTTCTACACCACCAGTCGCATCGTCGACGAACTCGAACGGATCGGCGTCGACCAGTTGCATCTCGGTCAGGATGTCGTGGACGGCGACGCGCGGATGGCAGTCCCGGACGCTGATGAACTCGAAGACTGGCAGGCGAAGGCCCGAGAGGCCGGGGCTCGTGAGGACGTGCTGGAGGCCGCCACTGGGGGATTCACCGGTGCCCTCGCTGTGCTCGAACAGGGCGATGGGCCGACCGTCGCGCTCCGGGTCGACATCGACGCGCTTCCGATAACGGAGTCAGACAGCGTGGCACATGCCCCGGTGACGGAGGAGTTCCGCTCAGCCAACGAGGGGTACATGCACGCCTGCGGGCACGACGCCCACGCGACGATTGGCCTTGGCGTGCTGGAGGCAGTGAAAGAGAGTGATTTCAAGGGGACGTTCAAAGTCGTCTTCCAGCCGGCCGAAGAGGTTATCGGCGGCGGGAAGGCCGTCGCCGAAAGCGGTCATCTCGACGACGTGGACCACTTGCTGGCGATACATATCGGTCTCGATCATCCGACCGGTGAGATCGTCGCCGGCGTCGGCGGCTTCCTCGCGGTTCGGCAGTTCGAGGCGACGTTCACCGGCGAGACGGCGCACGCTGGAGGGCATCCCGCACAGGGACGGGACGCCGTACAAGCGTTGGCGACTGCCGTCCAGAACCTTCACGCGATTCGACGGCACGGCGACGGCGCGACCCGGGTCAACGCCGGGGTCGTCGAGGGTGGCACAGCCACGAACATCGTCCCCGAGGAAGCGACGCTGGAAGGGGAAGTCCGGGGTGAGATGACCTCGCTCAAAGAATACATGAGCGAACGGGCGGACACCGTCATGTCGTCCGCGGCCGAGATGCACGACTGCGAAGTCGCTGTCGAGACGACCGCAGAAGCGCCGAGTGCGGTGAGCGACGACGCGCTTGCGGGTGTAGTGTACGACGCAGCAGAATCAGTTCCCGGCGTCACAAGCCGCCTTCGGACCGACGACCTCGGTGGGAGCGAGGACGCGACCTATCTGATGGACCGCGTCCAGGGCCGCAGCGGGACGGCGACGTTCGTCGGTATCGGGACCGACCACCCCGGCGGCCACCACACGCCCACGTTCGACGTCGACGAGAATTCACTGGCAATCGGTATCGATGTCGTCAGTAAAGCGATTAGCCAACTGAGTGAGTGA
- a CDS encoding uS10/mL48 family ribosomal protein has product MPFVTTLTFSSGDRHRLEDIVTEIKESAEQKGVELKGPHPKQPQELRVPQSKSLGPSGGRFESWTHTVYTRTIEIVGYEEFARNVTQRTFPNAIHVEAGVEQRTQVGSGS; this is encoded by the coding sequence ATGCCCTTCGTCACGACGCTGACTTTCAGCAGTGGGGACCGACACCGCCTCGAGGACATTGTCACAGAGATCAAAGAGAGCGCCGAACAGAAGGGGGTCGAACTGAAAGGCCCGCATCCGAAGCAGCCACAGGAGCTGCGGGTTCCTCAGTCGAAGTCACTGGGGCCAAGCGGCGGCCGCTTCGAGTCCTGGACTCACACCGTCTACACCCGAACGATAGAGATCGTCGGGTACGAGGAGTTCGCTCGGAACGTTACTCAGCGAACCTTCCCGAACGCCATCCACGTTGAGGCCGGCGTCGAACAGCGGACGCAGGTCGGCAGCGGGTCGTAG
- a CDS encoding bis(5'-nucleosyl)-tetraphosphatase — protein sequence MIEATSAGAILFRDTRGRREYLLLKSRPGDWEFPKGGVEGEEELQQTAIREVKEEAGIGDFRLLDGFREDYDYVFEANGNTIHKTVHLFVAKSFEASAELSTEHRDLQWRDYEQAINTVTQDGPREILEQADEFLDERADDEE from the coding sequence ATGATAGAGGCCACGAGCGCGGGAGCCATCCTCTTTCGCGATACGCGTGGCCGGCGGGAGTACCTCCTGCTCAAGAGCCGACCCGGCGATTGGGAGTTCCCCAAGGGCGGCGTCGAGGGCGAGGAAGAGCTCCAGCAGACCGCCATACGCGAAGTGAAAGAGGAGGCCGGCATCGGTGATTTCCGGCTTTTAGACGGGTTCCGCGAAGACTACGACTACGTGTTCGAGGCGAACGGCAACACCATCCACAAGACGGTCCACCTGTTCGTCGCGAAATCGTTCGAAGCGTCAGCCGAACTGTCCACAGAACACCGCGACCTGCAGTGGCGCGACTACGAGCAGGCCATCAACACAGTCACGCAGGACGGCCCCCGCGAGATACTCGAACAGGCAGACGAGTTCCTCGACGAACGAGCGGACGACGAGGAGTAG
- a CDS encoding DUF4013 domain-containing protein, translating into MQGDSWIAQMLIGGVLLVFFFLLIPVFAFNGYLLRVIGTTVEGESEPPAWDDWGELIIDGVKFSIVGLVYSIVPIAVIFGIGSVLLGLGGAAGNSGGGIIAGFGLMTLLLLIPVMFLIYYIVPAALANMAVEGSLGAAFDFSLLKNVVLTSDYFIAVLMPIVVGIITNLISNILAFTVIGLVLVPFVTYYGQVAVFRMFGTAFASQTNKSAQQVTGPTTSA; encoded by the coding sequence ATGCAAGGCGACAGTTGGATAGCACAGATGTTGATCGGCGGCGTACTGCTGGTGTTCTTTTTCCTCCTGATCCCAGTGTTCGCGTTCAACGGCTACTTGCTTCGTGTGATCGGAACGACCGTCGAGGGCGAATCCGAACCACCTGCCTGGGACGACTGGGGTGAACTCATCATCGACGGAGTCAAGTTCAGTATCGTCGGTCTCGTGTACTCTATCGTTCCCATAGCTGTCATCTTCGGTATCGGGAGCGTCCTCCTCGGATTGGGTGGTGCTGCTGGGAACTCTGGCGGCGGAATCATCGCCGGCTTCGGGCTCATGACACTGCTCCTTCTGATTCCGGTAATGTTTCTCATTTACTATATTGTCCCGGCAGCACTCGCCAATATGGCGGTCGAAGGCAGCCTTGGAGCAGCGTTCGACTTCTCGCTGCTGAAAAATGTCGTCCTTACGAGTGACTACTTCATCGCAGTCCTGATGCCGATTGTCGTTGGCATTATTACGAACCTCATCAGCAATATTCTGGCGTTTACTGTCATCGGACTCGTTCTCGTTCCGTTCGTCACCTACTACGGGCAGGTCGCCGTCTTCCGTATGTTCGGAACGGCATTCGCAAGCCAGACGAACAAGAGCGCACAGCAGGTAACAGGTCCGACCACGTCAGCCTAA
- a CDS encoding DUF5787 family protein encodes MTSSGGADSDSEFAFELAVCQWAERAWSPSDDAAVLIARQFGTKHRRWDTIVLECDPDGFRERATFGGDAFDSDLLHVLQNAPADWTYYRDALPDPGYPWRYVRESIHEAADRDAIETRKRGNRIEIRRVRPYPDWLRRVVAIENKPDLTASAARNLVPQLERDIALSLADEVWVATATTDERVEPVLLADLPAAAGVLTVDPESGTAEAVWQPRSLSVTDPGTRILDRPDDDTSAARFEYASPDWKQERRLAIAERAYDRGWRAYADTMRPDCRHFQLSADETGVYPHCAAKGCLPTAAECRGQCPSYEPEPPAWRSKDWPLDGGPGKAIKRVLARRRRRQRPGLSE; translated from the coding sequence GTGACATCGAGTGGTGGAGCCGATTCAGACTCCGAGTTCGCCTTCGAACTGGCCGTCTGTCAATGGGCCGAGCGAGCGTGGTCGCCGTCCGACGATGCGGCGGTGCTGATCGCCAGACAGTTCGGGACGAAACACCGACGCTGGGACACGATTGTACTGGAGTGTGACCCCGACGGATTCCGCGAGCGAGCGACGTTCGGCGGAGACGCGTTCGACTCGGACCTCCTGCACGTCCTGCAGAACGCGCCGGCCGACTGGACGTACTACCGCGACGCGCTGCCTGACCCGGGCTATCCGTGGCGGTACGTCCGGGAGTCGATTCACGAGGCGGCCGACCGGGACGCCATCGAGACCCGAAAGCGGGGCAACCGCATCGAAATCCGTCGGGTGCGACCCTATCCCGACTGGCTCCGTCGGGTCGTCGCCATCGAGAACAAGCCCGACCTGACGGCCAGCGCCGCCAGGAATCTCGTCCCACAACTGGAGCGGGACATCGCGCTGTCGCTGGCCGACGAGGTGTGGGTCGCGACGGCGACGACCGACGAGCGCGTGGAACCGGTCCTGCTGGCGGACCTGCCCGCGGCCGCCGGCGTGCTGACTGTCGATCCCGAATCCGGCACAGCCGAGGCGGTCTGGCAACCGCGGTCGCTGTCAGTGACCGACCCCGGAACGCGCATTCTGGACCGACCGGACGACGACACCAGCGCGGCGCGGTTCGAGTACGCGAGTCCTGATTGGAAGCAAGAGCGGCGGCTCGCCATCGCCGAACGGGCATACGATCGCGGCTGGCGCGCGTACGCGGACACGATGCGCCCCGACTGCAGGCACTTCCAACTCAGCGCCGACGAAACTGGCGTCTATCCACACTGCGCCGCGAAAGGGTGTCTCCCGACGGCGGCGGAGTGTCGGGGGCAGTGTCCGTCTTACGAGCCGGAACCGCCGGCGTGGCGGTCGAAGGACTGGCCGCTCGACGGCGGGCCGGGCAAAGCAATAAAACGGGTGTTAGCGCGGCGACGCCGCCGCCAGCGGCCGGGGCTGTCGGAGTAG
- a CDS encoding DUF5797 family protein: MTLSEEARERLADIVELQPTKNGELQERWDMDSGSEVHQYLESELKEYYYRNDNSLICATPEATTLIDGEDSERIQTVTVTPLQQAIVDVIAGPDEESQSVVAVLHALREVGEDRDTDDVRSALRSLADKGIVETVEKTVPTFRLAVPRDELDIELSEE; this comes from the coding sequence ATGACCCTCTCGGAGGAGGCCCGCGAGCGACTCGCCGACATCGTCGAACTCCAGCCGACGAAAAACGGCGAGCTACAGGAGCGCTGGGACATGGACAGCGGGAGCGAGGTACACCAGTACCTCGAATCCGAACTCAAGGAGTACTACTACCGCAACGACAACAGCCTCATCTGTGCGACGCCGGAGGCGACGACGCTCATCGACGGGGAGGACTCCGAACGGATACAGACGGTGACAGTCACCCCGCTCCAGCAGGCTATCGTCGACGTGATCGCCGGGCCGGACGAGGAGAGCCAGAGCGTCGTCGCCGTGTTACACGCCCTCCGTGAGGTCGGTGAGGACCGCGACACTGACGATGTTCGCTCCGCGCTCCGCAGCCTCGCAGACAAAGGTATCGTGGAGACGGTCGAGAAGACGGTGCCGACGTTCAGGCTCGCCGTTCCCCGGGACGAACTGGACATCGAGCTATCCGAGGAGTGA
- a CDS encoding ABC transporter permease encodes MDTGESVRITLRSIRAHKLRSALTVVGVVIGIASVITFATFGASVEAEIVGDIETSNAGNIYVFGTPSGDDDFDRTLQPVFTEYDIQQLEGIQGVQAVLPRGIVQTQSIQHGNRTLARQQVTATRPASITDGVLVEGRSFEADEEAVVVNERMAGSFSENLTTGERLTMTMPDGSERNVTVVGVVNGTRGEVPVSEFARQPRVYVPIDPFYDSVVESPSAGVRQRAYPQVTLVVDPRAIPETQSAIQTYLSGNSDARSLSADDTELVARSGNDFVEEISDVIERITRFVTGIAVIALVVGAIGIANVMLVSVTERTREIGIMKAVGARNRDVMQVFLVEAALLGTIGSLLGVPLGLLVGYGATQYAEVTFSLAPLWMALAVGVGVLVGVVAGLYPAWRAARVDPIDALRHE; translated from the coding sequence ATGGACACCGGCGAGAGTGTCCGCATCACGCTCCGATCTATCAGGGCGCACAAGCTCCGGTCGGCGCTGACGGTCGTCGGCGTCGTCATCGGCATCGCGTCGGTCATCACGTTCGCCACGTTCGGGGCCAGCGTCGAGGCCGAGATCGTCGGTGACATCGAGACGTCAAACGCGGGCAACATCTACGTGTTCGGGACGCCGTCGGGCGACGACGACTTCGACCGGACGCTCCAGCCGGTGTTCACGGAGTACGACATTCAGCAGTTAGAAGGAATCCAGGGCGTACAGGCGGTGCTCCCGCGCGGGATCGTCCAGACACAATCGATACAGCACGGGAATCGGACGCTCGCCAGACAGCAGGTCACGGCGACACGGCCGGCCAGCATCACCGACGGCGTCCTCGTCGAGGGGCGTTCCTTCGAGGCCGACGAGGAAGCCGTCGTCGTCAACGAGCGCATGGCCGGATCGTTCTCCGAGAACCTCACGACCGGCGAGCGGCTCACGATGACGATGCCCGACGGCAGCGAACGGAACGTCACCGTCGTCGGCGTCGTCAACGGGACCCGCGGCGAGGTCCCGGTCAGCGAGTTCGCTCGTCAGCCACGGGTGTACGTCCCCATCGACCCGTTCTACGACTCCGTCGTCGAGAGTCCTTCGGCGGGCGTGCGACAGCGTGCGTATCCGCAGGTGACCCTCGTCGTCGATCCTCGGGCGATCCCGGAAACGCAGTCGGCGATTCAGACGTACCTCTCCGGTAATTCTGACGCGCGGTCGCTGTCGGCCGACGACACGGAACTGGTCGCTCGCTCGGGCAACGACTTCGTCGAGGAGATCAGTGACGTCATCGAGCGCATCACGCGCTTCGTCACCGGCATCGCCGTCATCGCGCTGGTCGTCGGCGCTATCGGTATCGCCAACGTGATGCTCGTCAGCGTGACCGAACGGACCCGCGAAATCGGCATCATGAAAGCCGTCGGCGCGCGCAACCGCGACGTGATGCAGGTGTTCCTCGTCGAGGCCGCACTGCTCGGAACTATCGGCTCGCTGCTCGGCGTCCCGCTCGGACTGCTCGTCGGCTACGGCGCGACCCAGTACGCCGAGGTCACGTTCTCGCTTGCACCGCTGTGGATGGCGCTCGCGGTCGGCGTGGGCGTCCTTGTCGGCGTCGTGGCCGGTCTCTATCCGGCGTGGCGAGCGGCGCGGGTCGACCCCATCGACGCACTCAGGCACGAGTGA
- a CDS encoding ABC transporter ATP-binding protein, with protein sequence MSESANTTVRVDGVSKQYDLGGTVTALDDVSLDLSAGSYTAVMGPSGSGKSTLLNLIGGLDTPSSGQVVVNGQDVSSASEAERADIRGTEVGFVFQTFNLMPRLSAVENVALPLVFDGWDRDRRRERAVSLLSEVGLADRTDHVPSELSGGQRQRVAIARALSTDPALILADEPTGNVDTDTGAQILDLFDDLHAAGNTFLLVTHERHVAERAERIVHVEDGHIQSVENVSGGRH encoded by the coding sequence GTGAGCGAGTCAGCGAACACGACTGTCCGCGTCGACGGCGTCAGCAAGCAGTACGACCTCGGCGGGACGGTGACGGCGCTGGACGACGTGAGCCTGGACCTGTCGGCGGGGTCGTACACGGCGGTGATGGGTCCAAGCGGTTCCGGCAAGAGCACGCTCCTGAACCTCATCGGCGGGCTGGACACGCCGTCGTCGGGGCAGGTCGTGGTCAACGGACAGGACGTTTCGTCGGCTAGCGAGGCCGAACGGGCTGACATCCGCGGCACCGAGGTGGGCTTTGTCTTCCAGACGTTCAACCTCATGCCGCGCCTGTCCGCGGTGGAGAACGTCGCCTTGCCGCTCGTCTTCGACGGCTGGGACCGCGACCGTCGCCGCGAACGGGCAGTGTCGCTCCTCTCGGAGGTGGGGCTCGCCGACCGTACCGACCACGTCCCCTCGGAACTCAGCGGCGGCCAGCGCCAGCGGGTCGCCATCGCCCGCGCACTATCGACCGACCCGGCGCTGATACTCGCCGACGAGCCCACCGGTAACGTCGACACGGACACCGGCGCGCAGATACTCGACCTGTTCGACGACCTCCACGCGGCGGGCAACACGTTCCTGCTGGTGACCCACGAGCGCCACGTCGCCGAGCGGGCCGAGCGCATCGTCCACGTCGAGGACGGTCACATCCAGTCCGTCGAGAACGTCTCCGGGGGGCGGCACTGA
- a CDS encoding LolA family protein, with protein MTADTGRRLAIVAVFVTIGLLAAGAVAGVSGLSEMGQPSGDDVLDRTEQRYDAAETITGTATVTVTNDSESKTATVEYAAAEPNKTWAAVTSENRSYEMGTNGTVVWAVGENQSYGRELPEEAAAMNDTTDPVPEENVTATLRGTAEVDGESTYVLDLEPTNESIDAPNTTLWVDTEDYRVHKLTTDDGTNRTELTVEETNFNVSIDDSQFAPPADRVAVTTVERYDSYDAAQSATDLDLPKYENGTFEEARYISRPESTAVAQQYDADGENVTVLTATGASSYLDDVENGTAVQVNGQNATAIERDDSAVVYWTEDDVTTGVVVEGTTEEAVAAAEEL; from the coding sequence ATGACAGCCGATACCGGACGGAGACTAGCTATCGTCGCGGTGTTCGTCACCATTGGACTACTGGCTGCTGGGGCGGTCGCCGGCGTGTCCGGCCTCAGCGAAATGGGGCAGCCGTCCGGCGACGACGTGCTCGACCGAACCGAGCAGCGCTACGATGCGGCCGAGACAATTACCGGGACCGCGACAGTGACCGTCACGAACGACTCGGAATCGAAGACTGCGACGGTGGAGTACGCTGCCGCTGAGCCGAACAAGACGTGGGCCGCCGTCACGAGTGAGAACCGGTCCTACGAGATGGGGACGAACGGAACCGTCGTCTGGGCGGTCGGCGAGAACCAGTCCTACGGCCGCGAACTGCCCGAGGAAGCCGCGGCGATGAACGACACTACGGACCCGGTTCCCGAGGAGAACGTCACTGCGACGCTCCGCGGGACCGCCGAAGTCGACGGCGAGTCGACGTACGTCCTGGACCTCGAACCGACGAACGAGAGCATCGACGCGCCGAACACGACGCTATGGGTCGATACCGAGGACTACCGGGTCCACAAGCTGACCACCGACGACGGGACGAACCGGACGGAACTCACCGTTGAGGAGACGAACTTCAACGTCAGCATCGACGACAGCCAGTTCGCTCCACCGGCTGACCGGGTCGCCGTCACGACCGTCGAGAGGTACGACTCCTACGACGCGGCCCAGTCCGCGACGGACCTGGACCTGCCGAAGTACGAGAACGGGACGTTCGAAGAGGCACGGTACATCAGCCGGCCCGAGAGTACGGCTGTGGCCCAGCAGTACGACGCTGACGGGGAGAACGTGACAGTTCTGACCGCTACCGGCGCGTCGAGCTATCTTGACGACGTGGAGAACGGGACGGCAGTGCAGGTGAACGGGCAGAACGCGACCGCAATCGAGCGCGACGACAGTGCTGTCGTCTACTGGACCGAGGACGATGTCACGACCGGCGTGGTCGTCGAGGGGACGACCGAGGAGGCCGTCGCCGCGGCTGAAGAACTGTAG
- a CDS encoding Mut7-C RNAse domain-containing protein — MPENSPSDRLVLDAMLGKLATYLRMCGYDTAYALDRDAEADDDLLAIAEREDRLVITRDSDLAARAPESVLLTERAVEDQLRELADAGFHLSLAPEPAHCGVCNGPVEQVDPVAPTPEYAPNADDETVWRCTDCGQHFWKGSHWASVQATLDGL; from the coding sequence ATGCCTGAGAATTCCCCAAGCGACCGGCTCGTGCTCGATGCGATGCTCGGCAAGCTCGCCACCTATCTGCGGATGTGTGGCTACGACACGGCGTACGCGCTGGACCGGGACGCCGAGGCTGATGACGACCTCCTCGCTATAGCGGAACGTGAGGACCGGCTGGTGATTACTCGGGACAGCGACCTCGCCGCCCGCGCACCCGAGAGCGTGCTCCTCACCGAGCGGGCAGTCGAGGACCAGTTGCGGGAACTCGCCGATGCCGGCTTTCATCTTTCACTCGCTCCGGAGCCGGCCCACTGTGGCGTCTGCAACGGGCCGGTCGAACAGGTCGATCCGGTGGCACCGACGCCGGAGTACGCACCGAACGCGGACGACGAGACGGTCTGGCGCTGTACCGACTGTGGACAGCACTTCTGGAAAGGGAGCCACTGGGCGTCAGTTCAGGCGACGCTGGACGGCCTGTAG